A single window of uncultured Methanobrevibacter sp. DNA harbors:
- the cfbE gene encoding coenzyme F430 synthase — protein MKRTTAGAKLHYVVIDMTHGGVKIAVSLAKTGKIVHAIDIYNTMKSIDEKMLEVYGVNVIGFEDMSNLKGNVCIIAPIHLPMSEDEIESYNPNLKYESLTHHEIIARILDDWGKDIPKIEVTGVKGKTSSVFMLKEILIDENPLILSSLGAILYSDENEIVLKRNISITPANIKETIDLAYKVANPICKIAEGEVISENLKKYSSAIFESSLGVTGIGDVGLLTNIAEDYPIAKSRSSASRAKAQVFRCNTVACQKECYDEYYSDIEHTKANTFSLSDKSSNLHVRNVTYSLDETTVDIVYRDVKSIKDNVLNGEITVKTFAPGPHHVSNVLGVVLTSLCLEIPEQKIIDGLKNYKGIAGRTNKKTIENSIIIEEINPGINTQAIKESMNMIDNLDDYYVAIGGDYGITCEEIDEDKLAEFLNTTDCRLILTGEVGISISEKITRNAEIIENYNDCYTKAISDNKNLLFIYRSSYSNLSQR, from the coding sequence TTGAAAAGGACAACAGCTGGTGCTAAATTGCATTATGTAGTAATCGACATGACCCATGGAGGCGTCAAGATTGCAGTAAGCCTTGCCAAAACCGGAAAAATAGTCCATGCCATCGACATCTACAATACCATGAAAAGCATTGACGAAAAGATGCTTGAGGTTTACGGCGTAAACGTCATCGGTTTTGAAGATATGAGCAATCTCAAGGGCAATGTATGCATAATCGCACCCATACATCTTCCGATGAGCGAAGATGAAATTGAAAGTTACAATCCGAATTTAAAATACGAATCTCTAACACACCATGAAATAATAGCAAGAATTCTTGATGACTGGGGAAAAGACATTCCTAAAATTGAAGTTACAGGAGTCAAGGGGAAGACAAGCTCCGTTTTCATGCTAAAAGAAATTCTCATTGATGAAAACCCGCTGATTTTATCAAGCCTTGGCGCAATTCTTTATTCAGATGAAAATGAGATTGTCCTTAAAAGGAACATTTCAATAACACCTGCAAACATCAAGGAAACAATTGATTTGGCATATAAGGTCGCAAATCCAATATGCAAGATAGCTGAAGGCGAAGTTATCAGCGAAAATTTGAAAAAATACTCCTCAGCCATTTTTGAAAGCTCACTTGGAGTCACAGGCATTGGAGATGTGGGACTTTTAACAAACATTGCCGAAGACTACCCCATTGCCAAAAGCAGAAGCTCTGCAAGCAGAGCAAAAGCACAGGTTTTCAGATGCAATACTGTAGCATGCCAAAAGGAATGTTATGACGAATATTACAGTGATATCGAACACACCAAGGCAAATACATTTTCGCTAAGTGACAAATCCTCCAATCTCCATGTCAGAAACGTAACATACAGTCTTGATGAAACAACAGTCGATATTGTTTATAGGGATGTCAAAAGCATTAAAGACAATGTATTGAATGGTGAAATCACAGTGAAGACATTTGCACCCGGTCCGCACCACGTATCAAATGTTTTGGGAGTTGTCCTGACATCACTATGTCTTGAAATACCTGAGCAAAAAATAATCGATGGTTTGAAAAATTACAAGGGCATTGCCGGAAGAACCAATAAAAAGACTATTGAAAATTCAATAATAATCGAAGAGATAAATCCCGGAATCAACACACAGGCCATAAAGGAATCAATGAACATGATTGATAATCTTGATGATTATTACGTTGCAATCGGCGGAGACTATGGAATTACCTGTGAAGAAATTGATGAGGACAAACTGGCCGAATTTTTAAACACCACTGACTGCAGGCTGATACTGACCGGTGAAGTCGGCATTTCAATATCTGAAAAAATCACCAGAAATGCAGAAATAATCGAAAACTACAATGACTGTTACACTAAAGCAATAAGCGACAATAAAAATCTTCTTTTCATATATAGGTCAAGTTACAGCAATCTTTCACAAAGATGA
- the mtrA gene encoding tetrahydromethanopterin S-methyltransferase subunit A: MADKKAPADGWPVISGDYIVGDPESPVAVTTLASHIEAELSGAAIAGPCKTENLGIEKVVANIISNPNIRFLILAGAEVQGHITGQSFKALHENGADADKKKIIGATGAIPFVENVPLEGVERFQQQLEIVDLIDTEDVGAIQSKINECVEKDPGAVEADPIVMEVDEKNERMVIVDKKKKDKASEEA; the protein is encoded by the coding sequence ATGGCTGATAAAAAAGCTCCTGCAGATGGTTGGCCAGTAATTAGTGGAGACTATATAGTAGGAGATCCGGAAAGTCCTGTGGCAGTTACAACTCTTGCTTCTCACATTGAAGCTGAATTAAGCGGAGCTGCAATTGCAGGACCATGTAAGACAGAAAACTTGGGAATAGAAAAGGTGGTTGCAAACATCATATCAAATCCGAATATCAGATTTCTGATATTGGCAGGCGCTGAAGTGCAGGGCCACATTACAGGCCAGAGCTTCAAGGCATTGCACGAAAACGGCGCTGATGCTGATAAGAAGAAAATCATCGGAGCAACCGGTGCGATTCCTTTTGTGGAAAACGTGCCTCTTGAAGGTGTTGAACGCTTCCAGCAGCAATTGGAAATTGTTGACCTCATCGATACCGAAGATGTCGGTGCAATCCAATCCAAAATCAATGAATGTGTTGAAAAGGATCCTGGCGCAGTTGAGGCTGACCCTATTGTCATGGAAGTCGATGAGAAAAATGAAAGAATGGTAATCGTTGACAAAAAGAAAAAGGATAAGGCATCTGAAGAAGCTTAA
- a CDS encoding potassium channel protein, translating to MTLPEEIEDPQDISDHVILVGLGRNGKHMARACKKFNIPYRIVDMNPVIVENQQAMGLPVIYGKGSNESVLKELGITSALCIVISSSTYDETIKTIDAARRLNPDIHIIVRTRYLKNLDDVIEAGADEVIPKEFETSIMMFTRIMDYYNKDVDEITDAVNDLRSNNYDAFRSVTSEDISTYLNHKYTNLEVDSLRVSKDQSIDDFPFTENSLTITGVIRGKDTFIDVTPHFKLLANDLIVFVGHRENINKFFDAI from the coding sequence ATGACACTGCCTGAGGAAATTGAAGACCCTCAGGACATATCAGACCACGTAATCCTTGTCGGTCTTGGACGAAACGGGAAGCATATGGCAAGAGCCTGCAAGAAATTCAACATCCCATACCGGATTGTTGACATGAATCCGGTAATCGTTGAAAACCAGCAGGCAATGGGACTTCCAGTCATATACGGCAAAGGGTCAAACGAAAGTGTCCTGAAAGAATTGGGCATTACCTCCGCACTATGCATAGTCATATCATCCTCAACTTATGATGAAACCATTAAGACAATAGATGCAGCGCGCAGGCTGAACCCCGACATACACATTATCGTACGTACAAGATATCTGAAAAATCTGGATGATGTTATTGAGGCCGGTGCTGATGAAGTTATTCCGAAGGAGTTCGAAACAAGTATCATGATGTTTACAAGAATCATGGATTATTATAACAAGGATGTCGATGAGATTACAGATGCTGTCAACGATCTTCGTTCTAACAATTATGATGCATTCCGTAGCGTAACTTCAGAAGATATATCTACATATCTAAACCACAAATACACAAATTTGGAAGTCGACTCACTTAGAGTATCCAAAGACCAAAGCATCGATGACTTTCCATTTACAGAAAACAGCCTTACCATAACCGGTGTAATACGCGGAAAGGACACATTCATTGACGTGACCCCACACTTCAAACTCCTTGCAAACGACCTCATTGTCTTTGTAGGGCACAGGGAAAACATCAATAAATTCTTTGATGCTATCTGA
- a CDS encoding Gfo/Idh/MocA family protein: MRTVNVGVIGVGAMGENHVRVYHKMEEANLMGVSDVSERALKKIEKKYGAKGYTDYCELLANPEIEVVSVCVPTTFHHAVVMEAIKHKKHVLVEKPIAFTLTEAEEMIAAAKEAGVILATGHVERFNPAVQKAKELIDDGVIGDIVSAFAKRVGPLPPRIKDVGVSIDLAIHDLDIMNYLFEEEITQVYGTMNSSFDDSEFEDHAEIMVSFDNESTGIIEVNWLTPYKRRELELTGTAGIISVDYIQQSIEVFGKFAQDIEIVHEEPLKGELKSFLNSVVEEKEPVITGEDGLKALKMVIAANKSSKEHRPVSLDELK, translated from the coding sequence TTGAGAACTGTAAACGTAGGAGTTATTGGAGTAGGAGCAATGGGTGAAAACCATGTTCGTGTATACCATAAAATGGAAGAAGCTAATTTGATGGGTGTTTCTGACGTTAGCGAAAGGGCACTCAAAAAAATTGAGAAGAAATATGGTGCGAAAGGTTATACCGACTATTGTGAATTACTCGCAAACCCGGAAATTGAAGTAGTAAGCGTATGTGTACCAACAACATTCCATCATGCTGTTGTAATGGAAGCAATAAAACATAAAAAGCATGTTCTGGTTGAAAAGCCAATTGCATTCACATTAACTGAAGCTGAAGAAATGATTGCAGCTGCAAAAGAGGCAGGAGTTATTCTCGCAACAGGACATGTTGAACGGTTTAACCCCGCAGTTCAAAAAGCAAAAGAGCTTATTGATGATGGAGTTATTGGAGATATAGTATCTGCTTTTGCAAAAAGAGTAGGACCACTTCCACCAAGAATAAAGGATGTCGGTGTATCAATTGACCTTGCAATTCACGACTTGGACATCATGAACTACTTGTTTGAAGAGGAAATTACCCAGGTTTACGGAACAATGAACAGCAGTTTCGATGACAGCGAATTTGAAGACCATGCAGAGATAATGGTAAGCTTTGACAATGAATCAACAGGAATCATCGAAGTAAACTGGCTTACTCCTTACAAACGTAGAGAATTAGAACTTACCGGAACAGCAGGAATCATTTCTGTTGACTACATCCAACAAAGCATCGAAGTCTTCGGTAAATTTGCTCAGGATATTGAAATCGTACACGAAGAACCTCTCAAAGGTGAATTAAAATCATTCCTCAATTCAGTTGTTGAAGAAAAAGAACCAGTCATAACTGGTGAAGATGGGCTTAAAGCTCTTAAAATGGTCATTGCAGCTAACAAATCCTCAAAAGAACATAGACCAGTTAGTTTAGATGAACTCAAATAG
- a CDS encoding orotate phosphoribosyltransferase-like protein, giving the protein MKQKLIQKAQELRQHGFTTGEIADELNVSMDTARWLTLQKPTEVKADAPTDFAINWKSIGGNAARLRYVASALSDMTLIHGEAEVVCGIAVSGIPFATMMSDLLEEMTGVDTSLAIFHPHKHRKDNDKSDDEGTISTNFGSVEGKKVVIVDDVITSGKTAREVIHTVKDLGGEPLCVVVLIDKAGLSEIEEVPIESLIKVSRI; this is encoded by the coding sequence GTGAAACAAAAATTAATTCAAAAGGCTCAGGAACTCAGACAGCACGGATTTACTACCGGCGAAATTGCTGATGAACTCAATGTAAGTATGGACACTGCAAGATGGTTGACCTTGCAAAAACCAACCGAAGTAAAAGCAGATGCACCAACTGACTTTGCCATTAACTGGAAAAGCATTGGTGGAAATGCTGCACGTTTAAGATATGTTGCCAGTGCATTAAGCGACATGACATTGATTCACGGCGAAGCTGAAGTTGTCTGTGGAATTGCAGTGAGCGGAATTCCATTTGCTACAATGATGTCTGACCTGTTGGAGGAAATGACCGGTGTCGACACTTCCCTTGCAATATTCCACCCTCACAAGCACAGAAAAGACAATGACAAAAGCGATGACGAAGGTACAATAAGTACCAACTTCGGAAGCGTCGAAGGCAAAAAGGTCGTAATTGTAGATGACGTCATCACAAGCGGAAAGACTGCACGTGAAGTAATCCACACCGTAAAGGATTTAGGCGGAGAACCTCTCTGTGTAGTTGTATTGATTGATAAGGCAGGTCTTTCAGAAATTGAAGAAGTGCCTATAGAATCATTGATTAAAGTTAGTAGAATCTAA
- a CDS encoding N-6 DNA methylase yields the protein MFRSKSHNRMILHKLMRKGRRKNLPLNMRYYVLYAFLYKYMSDKLKNHLMYYLSGDEADLNMLYLTGEGTDDLRQWALNDMGYFFTSQSAFIDQFISNKYVDDIFSPDFFKNLKNNIEFSQNNPSKDYFDQIIEILEDKLNFTSLYGDEDLTSFMSSYIFSISKFDIDEREFTFSQVYDAIAYSRQIRLSSTPDYISELINSIVKSQRNVVSNAYDPFLKDASILFNLYSQFTMSDIYAKENNELHYFYSLIKAFINEINFENLHMSRENAIKSMSYDSQLFDVIASKLPNSFDEFSKTTLKSQSIEVPSETDFKEKLFNNLDMDKLSDDKEALEALKVLEKRLNAMEKSEVTSFTGEYESLKDSEFLFLINMINSLKDNGLMVISLSQNFLFKNSLALLRKFLTFENNYIDAVISLPEELGGVIRPEVVIVFRKNKSSDDVVFIDLSKKYGTEMSPNTFPGLVKRNLVLDKKTISNIIDVLNNRKTVDKFSEIVSLKQLEENDFNLSVSRYVDTYDGEFIRLNDLKSDKKKIDEKMDSLNERIDELMGDLNFR from the coding sequence ATGTTTAGGTCAAAATCCCACAACAGAATGATTCTTCACAAGCTCATGAGAAAGGGAAGGCGCAAAAATCTTCCTTTAAACATGAGATATTATGTTCTCTATGCATTTTTATACAAATACATGTCAGACAAGCTTAAAAATCACCTGATGTATTATCTTTCAGGCGATGAGGCCGATTTGAACATGCTTTACCTGACCGGAGAAGGAACCGACGACTTGAGGCAGTGGGCCTTGAATGATATGGGATATTTTTTCACCTCCCAATCCGCATTCATTGACCAGTTCATATCAAACAAGTATGTGGATGATATTTTCAGTCCGGATTTTTTCAAAAACCTTAAAAACAACATAGAATTCAGCCAGAACAATCCGTCAAAAGACTATTTTGACCAAATCATTGAAATCTTGGAGGATAAGCTTAATTTCACAAGCCTTTACGGCGATGAGGATTTGACATCATTTATGAGCAGCTACATCTTTTCAATATCAAAATTCGATATTGATGAAAGGGAGTTCACATTCTCCCAGGTCTATGATGCAATCGCATATTCAAGGCAAATCCGGCTTTCATCAACTCCCGACTACATTTCAGAGCTTATAAATTCAATCGTAAAATCCCAAAGAAACGTTGTGTCAAATGCATATGATCCTTTCCTAAAGGACGCTTCAATACTATTTAACCTTTACAGCCAATTCACCATGTCCGACATTTATGCAAAGGAAAACAACGAGCTGCATTATTTCTACTCTCTAATCAAGGCATTCATCAATGAAATCAACTTCGAAAATCTTCACATGTCTCGGGAAAATGCAATCAAGTCAATGTCATATGATTCACAGCTTTTTGACGTCATCGCTTCAAAGCTTCCCAACAGCTTCGACGAGTTTTCAAAAACCACTCTCAAAAGCCAAAGCATTGAAGTTCCAAGCGAAACGGATTTCAAGGAAAAGCTGTTCAATAATCTTGATATGGATAAATTGAGCGATGATAAGGAGGCTCTTGAAGCCTTGAAGGTACTTGAAAAGCGTTTAAATGCTATGGAAAAAAGTGAAGTGACCTCTTTTACAGGTGAATATGAATCCCTAAAGGACAGTGAGTTTCTGTTTTTAATCAATATGATCAATTCCCTTAAGGACAACGGGCTTATGGTGATATCACTTTCACAGAATTTCCTATTTAAAAATTCACTGGCCCTTTTGAGAAAGTTCCTGACATTTGAAAACAACTATATTGATGCAGTCATTTCCCTTCCAGAAGAGCTGGGCGGCGTAATCCGGCCTGAAGTAGTAATTGTATTTCGCAAAAACAAAAGTTCGGATGATGTCGTATTCATTGATCTCTCCAAGAAGTACGGAACCGAAATGTCACCAAACACTTTTCCGGGTCTTGTCAAGCGCAATCTTGTTTTGGACAAAAAAACAATATCAAACATAATTGACGTCCTTAACAACCGCAAAACCGTCGATAAGTTCTCTGAAATCGTTTCACTAAAACAGCTTGAAGAGAATGATTTCAATCTCTCAGTTTCAAGATATGTCGATACCTATGATGGTGAATTCATTCGTCTGAATGATTTGAAATCAGATAAAAAGAAAATTGATGAAAAGATGGATAGTCTCAACGAAAGAATCGATGAATTGATGGGCGATTTGAATTTCAGATAG
- the hemC gene encoding hydroxymethylbilane synthase — translation MIVGTRGSQLALAQTNQVCADLSKLTKEAIDVEIIKTKGDKITTSQLYNMDSKGLFTKELDIALLEEEVDFTVHSFKDLPTELDEDLEVVAVPKRESPHEVLISEKSWNELEAGSKLGTSSLRREAFCNHYEKEFELKPIRGNIETRINKVFETDLDATIMAEAGLKRLNLTKYIKTVFPLDYITPPAGQGALAIITRKDSDVKDKISKLNDYVSMQEVFSEKKVLEELGVGCQWPIGSIARMNDKEFNIYSILLTKDGEILKEQSEKGSIKDAVELGKRIGKLFEDYV, via the coding sequence ATGATTGTTGGAACTAGAGGTAGTCAGTTAGCTTTAGCACAAACAAATCAAGTATGTGCCGATTTATCAAAATTAACCAAAGAAGCGATTGACGTTGAAATTATTAAGACAAAAGGAGATAAAATCACAACCTCACAATTGTACAATATGGATTCAAAAGGCCTTTTCACCAAGGAGCTTGATATTGCACTTCTTGAAGAGGAAGTTGATTTTACCGTCCACAGTTTCAAGGATCTGCCTACCGAACTGGATGAAGACCTTGAAGTTGTTGCCGTTCCAAAGCGTGAATCCCCCCATGAAGTATTGATTTCTGAAAAAAGCTGGAATGAACTTGAAGCAGGTTCAAAACTTGGAACCAGCAGCCTTAGAAGGGAAGCTTTCTGCAATCATTATGAAAAGGAATTTGAACTTAAGCCAATCAGAGGAAATATCGAAACCAGAATCAATAAAGTCTTTGAAACTGACCTTGATGCTACTATAATGGCTGAGGCAGGACTTAAAAGATTGAATCTGACAAAATACATAAAGACAGTATTTCCGCTTGACTACATTACCCCACCTGCAGGTCAGGGGGCTTTGGCAATCATTACAAGAAAGGACTCTGATGTAAAAGACAAGATTTCCAAGCTGAATGATTATGTTTCAATGCAGGAAGTATTTTCAGAAAAGAAAGTGCTTGAGGAATTGGGCGTTGGATGCCAATGGCCAATCGGTTCCATAGCACGCATGAATGACAAAGAATTTAATATTTATTCAATATTATTAACCAAGGATGGAGAAATCCTTAAAGAGCAAAGCGAAAAGGGTTCAATTAAAGATGCGGTTGAACTTGGCAAACGTATCGGAAAACTTTTCGAGGATTATGTTTAA
- a CDS encoding restriction endonuclease subunit S: MNKVKLADIAEVISGLSYRRYKDESEDSYDVIVQRSIRKDGILKDFEKVRLVKPKSRYFTKSGDILMKMPYPYDVVCVSHENLVVSDRIAIIRVNKNFNPSFIAHLLSNAHVKKQLHELGSTERIPHTSLKEIKELKLIIPDRKTQDKCAELLDLINEKIVADREMLQYDRNLKEGILNEIWEGGMDV, from the coding sequence ATGAACAAGGTAAAACTCGCAGATATTGCAGAGGTAATATCTGGTCTGTCATATAGAAGATACAAGGATGAAAGCGAAGATTCCTATGATGTGATTGTTCAAAGATCCATCAGAAAGGACGGAATCCTGAAGGATTTTGAAAAGGTCAGGCTTGTAAAGCCAAAATCCAGATATTTCACAAAATCAGGAGACATCCTGATGAAGATGCCGTATCCGTATGATGTTGTTTGTGTTAGCCATGAAAACCTGGTTGTAAGCGACAGGATAGCCATCATCAGAGTCAACAAGAATTTCAACCCTTCGTTTATAGCCCATCTGCTTTCAAATGCACATGTCAAAAAGCAGCTGCATGAACTTGGAAGTACAGAAAGAATACCACACACATCACTGAAGGAAATTAAGGAATTAAAACTAATCATTCCCGACAGAAAAACACAGGACAAGTGCGCTGAACTCTTGGATCTCATCAACGAAAAGATAGTCGCCGACAGGGAAATGCTTCAATATGACAGAAACCTGAAGGAAGGAATTCTAAACGAAATCTGGGAAGGTGGCATGGATGTTTAG